Sequence from the Cytophagales bacterium genome:
TGACCGTATCAGAAAATACAACGCTGTAAATTTGATGAACGGTTATCCGATGCTTGAAATTCGTAACCCAAGAGAAATCTTAAAATAGACAGACAATGGAAAAAAAATTTGATGCAGTGAAGGAAATGCGTTCCATTAGGGAAAAACTGCAAAAAGAATATGAGAAAAACCCTGCGTTGAGACACAAACGCTTGGTACAAATCCGTAAGAAATATCGGCTGACAAAGCGAACGAAAGAGAACGCCTAACCGATAACACGGGGCTTGGCGTAAGCGGGGTTGACGAGCAATTTGAAAGTGTGTGCCTCGCATTTAGTTCGGTAGCGTGGAACAAGTTAGTAGCCCGTAATCCCCGCCTACGCAAGCCCCGAAACCGTCAGACTGTCTAAAAACTATCATAAAAACTAAATTATTTCCTCCCATATTTTCTTTCCGCCAAAAACAACCTCCCTCTTTCATTACTAAACACAAAATCAGTATCATTAATAAAAACCAATCCCTCAGCTTGCCCGCCTTTAGGTATTTTGAAGCAATAATGTTTACAATCAAAAACAGATTTTTCATTTTCCACATCAAACAGATAAATTTTACCATATCCTAAAAGTGCAACTAATTTCCCATCAGGGCTGATGTCTGCCGCGGTGATCATTGTATTGATGTGTATGCTGTCTATCAGCTCAGCGATATAAAACCCCGGCTTATCAGGCAACACATACATTTTTACATATTTGTTTCCCCTGTTTTTGGTAAACAAAAAAAGCTTTTGCCGGTGCCAGAAAAAAGCTTCACAATCATAATTTCGGAATTTTTTTTGAGGAGGAAATGTTTTCTGGTCTGCATAATAGAAACTAATGGTATCTACTTTTAAATTACTGAGTTGTTGGCCGGGTTGGATCTCTTTAAACTTATAAATTCGCAGGTTTTTTCTTTGATTATTGTTGTTTCCAAAATCCCCAATGTAAATATACCCGTTATCATCCTTAGCCAGGTCTTCCCAATCTATGTTTGTAGTGTTGGGTATGGCAATTACCTCTTGTGTTTTTCCCTTCATATCAATTTTTAACAACACATTTTTGCCACCTCCATCATTATGCGTCCATAGAGAAGCCCCCCCCACCCCCCCCGGAGGAGGGGCTTTTCCATTGCTTTTGTCAGCTAATTCCAATCCGGATGGCTCATCGCCTTTTTTCAAAAAAACAGCAATTTTCTTAATTTTGTACAGGTCGTTGTCAATAATAAAACCGGCTTTTCTTTTGTCTTCATGGCAGCCACAAAAAAGGCTTTTAAAACTGATGTAGAGGATAAAAAGTTTTATTTTTAGCATAATCCAATTCGATGGTAACTCAATGGTAATTTACAACTGAATTACAATTGAGTTACAACCGAAATAGCATATTTGCTACTTCTTTCTGGTTTTTCCAAAACTCCCTGCTGTAAACCCGTACGTATTTCCAGTTTTTATTTATCATATTCATTGGCACATAAGCGTGGGCATCTTTTACCGAGACGCTTTGGTGGTAGAGCGTATCATCGGTCAGTATCAGGGCTTTATAATCTTTTTTATCCTTGATGGTAATGTCTGCAAAAGGTAATTCTTCTATAAATTGGTGATTCTTTGCCTCTTCTTTAGTTTTTTGTTCCCTATACCTTGCCTCTTGTCCCGCGTCCTTATTTATATTAATCAGCTTATTTTTAAGAAACCACGAAGTGTTAAAATCATCTTTTCTTACAGGTGTGGGCTTATATTTGCCATCTGAAACATCACGGGCGTATTGGAGGTAAGCTTTTAACAGTTTAGGCCCCTGGTGTTTTGAATCTTCTACTTTTAGCTGCTGGGGTAAAATACTGCTAACAATAATAACCCTTTCCTTTGCTCTTGTAACGGCTACGTTCAGCCTGTTTTCACCTTTCGGTGCATTAAGGCTGCCAAAATGCATGATCAATCTTCCTTTTGGGTCAGGGGCATAGCCAATTGAGAAAATGATGATATCCTTTTCATCACCTTGTACATTTTCAATATTTTTAACAAGCAATGATTTTGGTATTACAAAATTCTTTTCAACAGACGCTTCTTCAAGCAAGTCTAAAATAAGATGCTGCTGCTTGAAATTAAAGGTAATGATACCTATTTCGGATTTGGGATTTGGGATTTGGGATTTGGGATTTAGATTTTTGGATTCCTTCAACAATTGTTCAACCAATTCAACAACTTTCTTTGCTTCTTCAACATTGGTATTATCCTGCCAGGTACCATCAACCTTTAAATAGTTAATGGCCGGCTGATGTTTGTTAATTAAATTAAAATCAGGCAACAACTGGAGCCGCTGTTCATAAAAGTGTTTGTTAGAAAAATCTATCAGGTCTAATGATTTGCTTCTATAATGACTCAATAGCTTAAAGTTTGGTAAACTAATAGCCCCCAGGTCTAATAAAGAATCAATTTCCAGTTCAGGCATATCTTCGTCCTCTTCCTCTTCCCACCTTACCTGGTACAGGTCACTAGGTGAAAGCTGCATTTCATCACCGGCTATTACCACCTGTCTGCCTCTATACATAGCAGGGATGCCTTTCTCCGCAAAGCATTGTGAAGCTTCATCAAAAATTACAAGGTCAAACAGTTCCATCATTGGAAAGATGGCAGAAACTGCCTCGGGAGAGGCCATCCAGCAAGGTATCAGGTTAAAAAGTTCTACTGAGAAATTTGAGATCAGTTTTCTGATCGGCCAGATCTTTCTTTTTTTGGTCACCTGATGTTTCAGGTCGCGGTAGGTAACCATATTATTGAGCCGGTTATACTGCAGGTCATAATATACTTTTTCACGGGCCTTTAACAGCACTATTTCGTTATTACAAACTTCAAATTTTTCCTTAATACAGCTTTGCAGCTCTTTTTCTAATTGTGCGATTTTCTGTGAAGATACTGCACGGAGTATGGGATACTTTAGTTCAATCGGCTCGATCCAGGCTAAGCTCAGAGAGTTATAAAAAAGCTTCAATACTGTATCTTCGTTCACTTTATCGGCTTTGTTAAGGAGCTTATTTACAACAGAACGTTCATAGGGTTTAAATGAATCTTTAATTTTATCATACTCCGTTAAAGAATCGAAATCATTTTTGATGGCGCTTGCTACAGATTCTAAATATTTTTTATCAGTCAAGACCCGGTTGATCTGGTTGGTAGTTAAATAGCGCTGCCATTCTCCTAATTTTTCAGGTACAGTTGCAATTTCTTTATACAACTGCTCAATTTGTTTTTTAAACTCTCTATAAGAAAGGTCTTTGAAATTGATATGATCTTTAAAGCTTCTTAATGATGAGAAAAGCTCCTTTGCCTGAAGTCCTTTCTTTAGTTGGTCAATCCACCCGGAAATTTCATCATAGCTACAGGATTCCGGAATATCATTAATCCAGGGTGTTTCTAACAATGTGGTGATATTATGCTCTAAGTTCATCCGGTTGTCAAGGCGTGCTTCAAGAATTTTCAGGTCTTTTCTTGTTACCCTTAATCCATTGGCAACCAATACTCTTGTGATCAATATTTTATCCTTGGAAAACAATTTCCATTTCAGCCATTTCCTCAAACTTTTTCTTGCCTGCGAGATTTTTTGTACAGTTTTCTGAAACTTACCTAAATTTTTAGTTGGGACACTGATTTCTATACCTTCTTTAGAATAACAACCCAGCATTAAACCGGCTTGCTGATCAAACCATTGTTGGTTGGTAGGTTGGTCTAATAAATAAACAAATCTATCATAGAGCTTATCTGTCTGGAGGATATTAAATAATTGCGGGAACACTTCTTTTCTTGAAATCACCCATTGGCATTCTTCAAGCATAAGTTTATTACCGATGATAGACGTGGTTTTCTCAAATATTTTTTGCTGGTATTGAGGAATTACTTTTAGTAACTGAAGAATTTCTTGCAGGTCAGAGACGGAATGATCTTTAAAGGATATTCGCTCTTTCAGGGGATAACCTTCCTCTTCAAAGCGTTCTGCATAGGCAACATAATTCCTTAGTTTTTGTACGAAACCCGTTATTTCCCTGAAATTGAAGTTTTTATATTCTTCTTTGAGATTTACAGATGGTTCTTCCATGGAGCTGTTGAGGTATAATTCCTTGATAGAAATACCACATTCACTTTCGTCAAACAGGGCATGCTTGAATTCTTCCAGTTCTTCTGTGATCTGGTCAATTCTACGGCTGGTATGTAAAAATTCCCGTTCAAGAAGAATGGCGTCTAAGCTGTTGTTGATATTACGGTATTCATCTAATTTATCAATTTGCGTATTGATCTTTTCATAGATGCGTTTGCGGTCATTTTTGAAATCATGAACTAATGCTATAAAATTCTCAAAACCCTTGGTTTTCATCCTTCGAAAAGCAACATCAAGGGCAGCCCGTTTCTGGCATACTAATAATACATTTTTCCCCTTTGCAATATAATCACAGATTAGGTTGCAGATTAATTGAGATTTGCCGGTTCCGGGAGGTCCGTGTACAACAATGGAGTTTCCGTGTTTGACAGCTTTCAAAGCATTCTCCTGGGACGCATCCATTTCAAAAGCAGTGACGGTCTTTTCTTCTTTTACTTTTGAAAGATAGTGTTGGGCGCTGGGTACTGGGGGCTGGTCTTTATTTGTATCATTAGCCCCGCCAATGGCGGGATTTGCATTATACATATTAGCATCATCGGGGAGGAGTTTTGATAAGAAGAACTCTTCAATATCCTTGAAATCATTATTTTCTATCAGCTCTGCATAATCAGGCATAAGATACGAGCCAGCAAGAGGGAAAATACCCAGTATAGCTTCAGGGAATAATTTTATCTGACCGGCTTGATGTTTTTTTTCAAATTCATCTTTTCTGAAATTTTTGAAAGGTTCAATTTTATCAATAAAAAGATCCTGGTTGAAATTGATTTCAAAAGGCTTCAGCAATTCATAAAGCAGGGTACGAAATATACGGCTATCCACACTGAAATCTTCAAATGTGTGATCAATGAATTCTTCCCGGAGTGCAACCTTGTTAAAGTGGGAAAAAGCGAGCAAAAAACTTTTATTAAACGAGATAGTAAGCTCTTTATGGTTATTTAGCTCCCATTGGTTTTTTTTATTTATGCTTAATTCAACAGGGAAAAACAGCAGCGGGCATCTCACCAAGGTTCCATCTAAAAATCTGCCTTTTGCAAACGGCCATCCTACATATAGATCCCTGGCTCCTCTTTCTTCATAAATAAATTTATCCCTGCGCTGTATTGTTTTTAGTCGTTTGCTTAATTCATTGATTTGCTTGTCGCGGCTATCAAGCCAACGACACAATGGAATACTTTTTTTGCGGGCAATCAACTGCGAGATTATATCAAAGGTACCTCCCGTGAGTTCCTGGTCAAATTCAGTCAGGTCTATATCTTGTATTACAGATAATCTTAACAGGAGCAACGACCGGTTCCTGC
This genomic interval carries:
- a CDS encoding DUF4011 domain-containing protein; its protein translation is MQKLLQAYARRLTNLSGRNRSLLLLRLSVIQDIDLTEFDQELTGGTFDIISQLIARKKSIPLCRWLDSRDKQINELSKRLKTIQRRDKFIYEERGARDLYVGWPFAKGRFLDGTLVRCPLLFFPVELSINKKNQWELNNHKELTISFNKSFLLAFSHFNKVALREEFIDHTFEDFSVDSRIFRTLLYELLKPFEINFNQDLFIDKIEPFKNFRKDEFEKKHQAGQIKLFPEAILGIFPLAGSYLMPDYAELIENNDFKDIEEFFLSKLLPDDANMYNANPAIGGANDTNKDQPPVPSAQHYLSKVKEEKTVTAFEMDASQENALKAVKHGNSIVVHGPPGTGKSQLICNLICDYIAKGKNVLLVCQKRAALDVAFRRMKTKGFENFIALVHDFKNDRKRIYEKINTQIDKLDEYRNINNSLDAILLEREFLHTSRRIDQITEELEEFKHALFDESECGISIKELYLNSSMEEPSVNLKEEYKNFNFREITGFVQKLRNYVAYAERFEEEGYPLKERISFKDHSVSDLQEILQLLKVIPQYQQKIFEKTTSIIGNKLMLEECQWVISRKEVFPQLFNILQTDKLYDRFVYLLDQPTNQQWFDQQAGLMLGCYSKEGIEISVPTKNLGKFQKTVQKISQARKSLRKWLKWKLFSKDKILITRVLVANGLRVTRKDLKILEARLDNRMNLEHNITTLLETPWINDIPESCSYDEISGWIDQLKKGLQAKELFSSLRSFKDHINFKDLSYREFKKQIEQLYKEIATVPEKLGEWQRYLTTNQINRVLTDKKYLESVASAIKNDFDSLTEYDKIKDSFKPYERSVVNKLLNKADKVNEDTVLKLFYNSLSLAWIEPIELKYPILRAVSSQKIAQLEKELQSCIKEKFEVCNNEIVLLKAREKVYYDLQYNRLNNMVTYRDLKHQVTKKRKIWPIRKLISNFSVELFNLIPCWMASPEAVSAIFPMMELFDLVIFDEASQCFAEKGIPAMYRGRQVVIAGDEMQLSPSDLYQVRWEEEEDEDMPELEIDSLLDLGAISLPNFKLLSHYRSKSLDLIDFSNKHFYEQRLQLLPDFNLINKHQPAINYLKVDGTWQDNTNVEEAKKVVELVEQLLKESKNLNPKSQIPNPKSEIGIITFNFKQQHLILDLLEEASVEKNFVIPKSLLVKNIENVQGDEKDIIIFSIGYAPDPKGRLIMHFGSLNAPKGENRLNVAVTRAKERVIIVSSILPQQLKVEDSKHQGPKLLKAYLQYARDVSDGKYKPTPVRKDDFNTSWFLKNKLININKDAGQEARYREQKTKEEAKNHQFIEELPFADITIKDKKDYKALILTDDTLYHQSVSVKDAHAYVPMNMINKNWKYVRVYSREFWKNQKEVANMLFRL